A section of the Subtercola frigoramans genome encodes:
- a CDS encoding ABC transporter substrate-binding protein produces the protein MKNSSRRGMRLLSATAIVAAAAVLAGCSAGGAPSSSATPKPNLSRPANEIHIYALGDAAAAVEQAAADRFNKTSEVKVIVDKGSSAGVDYAANVRSSLGTSTAPDIFMSYGAAGIKPYISANALYPLDDFIAQDPKLKSSFLPSVFNEEVVDGKSYGVPMRGVGPVVLYYNKTVLDQAGLKPPTTYNDLLGQIDKLKSAGVTPIALGGADKWPTLMWYEYFYTREVGNADVSKALAGDSSIWGSDASKKALADIRGLVDSGAFGTNYQSVHYANDGSPKLLSSGKAAYELMGNWNYGTIAGDDPGFATTNLGWTTFPTVGGSNVDDLAGNLSNYYNVAADTRYPDTVAKFLAALYGDDFVKGELAIGNLPPTTSAGSLIDSTPGLTPSAQSFLQFQLGIITKAPSFQLSWDQSVSTASAAPMLNAMTSYFSGDSDEASFISAMQALKN, from the coding sequence ATGAAGAACTCATCAAGGCGCGGCATGCGTCTTCTCAGCGCAACGGCCATCGTGGCCGCAGCAGCGGTTCTCGCTGGCTGCTCGGCCGGGGGCGCGCCATCCAGCAGTGCCACACCGAAGCCGAACCTCAGCCGTCCCGCAAACGAGATCCATATCTACGCGCTCGGCGACGCCGCAGCAGCGGTTGAGCAGGCCGCAGCCGATCGCTTCAACAAGACCTCCGAAGTCAAAGTCATCGTAGACAAGGGCAGCAGCGCCGGCGTGGACTATGCCGCGAATGTCCGCTCCAGTCTCGGAACCTCCACCGCCCCCGACATTTTCATGTCGTACGGGGCTGCGGGGATCAAGCCCTACATTTCAGCAAACGCACTGTACCCCCTCGATGACTTCATCGCCCAGGATCCGAAGCTTAAGAGCTCGTTCCTGCCCTCGGTGTTCAACGAGGAGGTCGTCGACGGAAAATCGTACGGCGTCCCTATGCGCGGTGTCGGCCCGGTCGTTCTCTACTACAACAAGACCGTTCTCGATCAAGCAGGACTGAAGCCCCCGACCACCTACAACGACCTGCTCGGTCAGATCGACAAGCTGAAGTCAGCAGGCGTGACGCCGATCGCCCTCGGCGGCGCTGACAAGTGGCCGACTCTGATGTGGTACGAGTATTTCTACACGCGGGAAGTCGGCAACGCAGACGTCTCCAAGGCGTTGGCCGGCGACAGCTCCATCTGGGGGAGCGATGCTTCCAAGAAGGCCCTCGCAGATATTCGTGGCCTGGTCGACAGTGGAGCCTTCGGCACCAATTACCAATCGGTACACTACGCGAACGACGGGTCCCCGAAACTGCTTAGTTCAGGCAAGGCGGCGTACGAGCTGATGGGCAACTGGAACTACGGCACCATCGCAGGCGATGACCCCGGTTTTGCAACGACCAACCTCGGTTGGACGACATTCCCCACCGTCGGCGGGAGCAATGTAGACGACCTCGCTGGAAACCTGAGCAACTACTACAACGTGGCTGCAGATACCCGGTACCCCGACACGGTTGCTAAGTTCTTGGCCGCGCTCTATGGTGACGACTTCGTCAAGGGCGAACTCGCCATCGGCAACCTGCCCCCCACTACGAGCGCAGGATCGCTGATCGACAGCACTCCGGGACTGACCCCGTCAGCGCAGTCTTTCCTGCAGTTCCAGCTGGGCATCATCACCAAAGCGCCGAGCTTTCAGTTGTCGTGGGACCAGTCCGTGTCCACGGCGTCAGCAGCTCCAATGCTGAATGCGATGACGTCGTACTTCAGTGGCGACTCTGACGAGGCGTCATTCATCTCAGCGATGCAGGCGCTCAAGAACTGA
- a CDS encoding LacI family DNA-binding transcriptional regulator: MQTAAASMAEPGGGHRTTMNAVAKVSGVSVGTVSKVLNDRAGIGDETRTRVREAIDRLGYVSMGQRQAAQHAGAEVSIELLVQPADVSNPYLATFLGGALESAGLLGAGLVIRSVEIPRDSEREWARSLAKAGRTGVIELTSGYSQARELALRGVGLPMVLVDPIDVPRTSTPSIGATNWAGGYAATRHLLDLGHRRIAYIGGPVGAACDNVRIHGWSAAMAEEGIVVDVRSVLKHSYTYAHGLQAATQLLSQSPRPTAIFAGSDITAMGVIEAARQAGIHVPTQLSVVGFDDTVLAAASSPPLTTVHQPIADIGRQAVSTLFRLAGGESLATKRIEMATSLVIRESTAAVPLKGNK, translated from the coding sequence GTGCAGACAGCTGCGGCATCGATGGCTGAACCGGGGGGCGGCCACCGCACAACGATGAATGCGGTCGCCAAAGTGAGCGGAGTCTCCGTTGGGACGGTCTCCAAAGTGCTGAACGATCGTGCGGGTATTGGCGACGAGACGAGAACTCGGGTGCGCGAGGCCATCGACCGGCTTGGTTACGTAAGCATGGGACAAAGGCAGGCCGCACAGCACGCCGGTGCTGAGGTATCTATCGAGTTGCTGGTGCAACCGGCAGACGTGTCCAATCCGTACCTCGCAACTTTTCTCGGCGGAGCTCTCGAGTCGGCTGGCCTACTCGGAGCCGGGCTCGTGATCCGATCGGTCGAGATCCCCCGCGATTCGGAGCGCGAGTGGGCCAGATCACTGGCGAAGGCTGGTCGTACGGGCGTGATTGAGCTGACCAGCGGGTACTCGCAGGCACGCGAGCTCGCACTCCGAGGAGTGGGTCTTCCTATGGTGCTCGTCGATCCGATTGACGTCCCCCGCACTTCGACGCCCAGTATCGGCGCGACGAACTGGGCGGGCGGTTACGCCGCAACCCGCCATCTGCTGGACCTGGGCCACCGACGTATCGCCTACATCGGTGGCCCGGTCGGCGCTGCTTGTGACAACGTCCGGATCCACGGTTGGTCAGCAGCTATGGCCGAGGAGGGAATCGTCGTCGACGTTCGGTCAGTGCTCAAACACTCCTACACGTATGCGCACGGGTTGCAAGCGGCCACCCAGCTCCTGAGCCAATCGCCTCGCCCGACTGCGATATTCGCAGGGAGCGACATCACTGCGATGGGCGTCATCGAGGCGGCCCGGCAGGCCGGGATACATGTACCGACTCAGCTCAGCGTGGTGGGATTCGATGACACTGTGCTGGCTGCCGCTTCGTCTCCTCCTCTCACCACAGTGCACCAGCCGATCGCGGACATCGGGCGACAAGCCGTATCGACGCTGTTCCGGCTCGCCGGAGGAGAGTCCCTGGCTACGAAGCGGATCGAGATGGCGACCTCCCTGGTGATTCGAGAGTCCACCGCCGCTGTTCCACTGAAAGGCAACAAATGA
- a CDS encoding beta-glucosidase family protein: MTSIDDQIAPSEVWHDRGLTAHDRASALLSQMTFPEKLQQLGSTWPGSENLEEAVAPLQDSHQLAAPFDEAIVDGIGHLTRPFGTAPIEPHDGMLRLADLQRQVVSANRFGIPAIVHEECLTGFTAWKATIYPTSLAWAATFDPGIVERMAQNIGRDMHAVGVHQGLSPVLDVVRDYRWGRVEETMGEDPYLVSQIAASYVTGLQSEGVIATLKHFVGYAASRGGRNHAPVSVGQRELRDVLLRPFEQAIVHAGACSVMNSYTDLDGVPAASDSALFTDLLRNEWGFAGTVVSDYWAVPFLLSMHRIVATNAEAGALALTAGIDVELPHTVGFTAEAAELAGRDVVDRAVLRVLTQKVELGLLDPDWAAAEAAWVSLDSDHNRLVARAVAEESVVLLHNPQGILPLQSPLRIAVIGPVANESASLFGCYAFPNHVLPNFPEAGLGLEAPTLLDAIRTEFPGAHVDFAPGVPVLEPDESGIADAEATARSADIVILAVGDRSGMFGHGTSGEGCDVTSLDLPGVQSVLVDRILATGTKVVLVTLSGRPYAIGGYVERSKAAVQAFLPGQEGAGAIAGVLSGRVNPSGRLPVQIPGDASAQPGTYLAPPLALRSDGVSNIDPTPAFPFGFGLSYSTMEISSTTVSAAVIATHGEVIVSAIVRNTGSRHAVAVPQLYMSDPVAEVTRPVRQLIGFTRVALEAGASSEIQFVVSSDLFAYTGRDLRRRIDPGEVLLLVAENAGDSREAAVVQLTGPTRFVDHTRTMSTTATSTVLAESL, from the coding sequence ATGACCAGCATCGACGATCAAATTGCGCCCAGTGAGGTTTGGCACGACCGCGGGCTCACTGCCCACGACCGTGCTTCAGCACTGCTTTCGCAGATGACTTTCCCCGAGAAGCTTCAGCAGCTTGGCAGCACGTGGCCCGGTTCGGAGAACCTCGAGGAGGCGGTTGCGCCACTCCAGGATAGCCACCAACTTGCAGCACCTTTCGATGAAGCAATCGTCGACGGGATCGGACACCTCACCCGGCCCTTCGGCACGGCACCGATCGAACCCCACGACGGCATGCTGCGACTCGCCGACCTTCAGCGCCAAGTCGTCTCGGCCAATCGATTCGGAATCCCAGCGATTGTTCACGAGGAGTGCCTGACCGGGTTCACCGCTTGGAAGGCGACGATTTACCCCACATCACTCGCTTGGGCTGCAACCTTCGACCCGGGAATCGTCGAACGCATGGCGCAGAACATCGGTCGGGACATGCACGCCGTCGGGGTCCACCAGGGCCTCTCACCCGTTCTCGATGTCGTGCGCGACTATCGCTGGGGCCGGGTGGAAGAGACGATGGGAGAGGATCCGTATCTCGTCTCACAGATCGCGGCATCCTACGTCACCGGGCTCCAATCGGAGGGTGTCATTGCAACCCTGAAGCATTTCGTCGGTTACGCGGCATCGCGCGGCGGCCGAAATCACGCGCCCGTTTCTGTCGGGCAGCGCGAACTGAGGGATGTCCTGCTCCGGCCATTCGAACAAGCCATCGTGCATGCCGGCGCCTGTTCGGTGATGAACTCGTATACAGATCTCGACGGCGTTCCTGCCGCAAGCGATTCCGCGCTCTTCACGGACCTCCTCCGCAACGAGTGGGGATTCGCTGGAACCGTGGTCTCCGACTATTGGGCCGTTCCCTTCCTCCTCTCGATGCACCGCATCGTCGCGACAAACGCAGAGGCCGGGGCCCTGGCACTCACCGCAGGAATCGACGTCGAACTGCCCCACACGGTCGGCTTCACCGCCGAGGCCGCCGAGCTCGCCGGTCGGGACGTGGTCGACAGGGCAGTTCTTCGCGTACTCACCCAGAAGGTTGAACTTGGGCTTCTCGATCCCGACTGGGCTGCGGCGGAAGCGGCCTGGGTCTCATTGGACTCCGATCACAACCGCCTCGTCGCCCGCGCAGTCGCCGAAGAGTCTGTTGTTCTTCTCCACAATCCGCAGGGTATCCTCCCGTTGCAATCACCCCTACGGATCGCTGTCATCGGCCCTGTCGCTAACGAAAGCGCGAGCCTTTTCGGGTGCTACGCCTTTCCGAACCACGTACTGCCGAACTTTCCAGAGGCAGGCCTGGGACTGGAAGCACCAACGCTGCTTGATGCAATACGCACCGAGTTTCCTGGCGCCCACGTCGACTTTGCCCCTGGTGTCCCCGTTCTTGAACCAGATGAGTCGGGAATCGCCGACGCCGAGGCGACTGCCCGTTCCGCAGACATCGTCATCCTCGCTGTGGGCGATCGTTCGGGAATGTTCGGCCACGGTACCTCGGGCGAGGGCTGCGACGTCACCAGCCTGGATCTCCCAGGAGTGCAGAGTGTGCTTGTCGACCGAATCCTCGCGACTGGCACCAAGGTCGTTCTAGTGACACTCTCCGGACGCCCGTATGCGATCGGAGGGTACGTCGAGAGATCGAAGGCTGCTGTTCAAGCGTTCCTGCCCGGCCAGGAGGGAGCCGGCGCGATCGCCGGTGTCCTGTCAGGCAGGGTTAACCCGAGTGGGCGCCTTCCCGTGCAGATCCCCGGAGACGCATCGGCGCAGCCGGGCACTTACCTGGCCCCGCCCCTCGCTCTCCGAAGCGACGGAGTCAGCAACATCGATCCCACACCCGCCTTCCCGTTCGGATTCGGGCTGAGTTACTCAACGATGGAAATCTCGTCGACCACCGTGTCAGCCGCGGTTATCGCGACCCATGGCGAGGTCATCGTGTCCGCCATCGTGCGGAACACCGGAAGCCGTCACGCCGTCGCTGTTCCCCAGCTCTACATGAGCGACCCGGTCGCGGAGGTCACTCGGCCGGTGCGCCAGCTGATCGGCTTCACGAGGGTGGCACTTGAAGCGGGAGCGTCTTCTGAGATCCAATTCGTCGTCAGCTCAGATCTGTTCGCCTACACCGGACGGGATCTGCGGCGCCGGATCGATCCCGGCGAGGTGCTGCTCCTCGTGGCTGAGAACGCCGGCGATTCACGTGAGGCGGCAGTCGTGCAGCTCACTGGGCCTACCCGATTCGTTGACCACACCCGAACCATGTCGACAACGGCCACATCGACGGTGTTGGCAGAATCCCTTTGA
- a CDS encoding glycosyl hydrolase family 95 catalytic domain-containing protein, which produces MTVWSSTLASSWETGAIAGTGVVGALVYGEPSRHVIVLSHERFFVPANSRRPAPDLAPALPQARLALAEGDEKAAADAIEQRLVELGMNPEELVWTDPLGPIAQLSWQPDLSGFSDYQRVLRTDDLGAEIRWKSGSGWTGIRVDATHGAEFFDIELSSDTALTGILTLEQVSERRAGADTVETLDYSRFVATTCSVSSTSLSAAISAAGYAPETDITARVEVTSTRRLAPTGTGWRVTLDPGERLSFRVDVTTDGAGPRYVDPVSTESLASSSFSLLGASTCDHVESVFGDAHAGVRAAVHQMLELGYAAGRRNIIASCGALPPTLQGVWQGTWSPAWSADYTMNGNVQLGTLASVLWTGNPSLMRSLFRMIRQFPEDFRSNARAIYGVPGMMLPARLSTHGHANHFNRDFPHQFWIGHGNWLLRMAADYVQVTGDRSIIDEWLWEYAVEILTFGLAVVADGDGHLSPSYSPENTPGGSDNPLSIDSTADIGALRDGLRVGAWLAGLRGDEQRAEQWTSARSALPPYRIAGDATLAEWGASVPERLEHRHASQLHGLWHEPDEAFERPELRAAAQATVRAKAAWRAEAPHGPPGHQEMAFGLSSIALAAAALGDGETAAQCAYWLALDHFTHAMVSTHDAGSIFNLDASGALPAVIAAMLVASTTSTIHLLPALPLLWEAGAANGLTARGGAVIHELRWSPSTLSCDVELRSEAAWLRPSTTVLLMPRAGNLRTTPHASQTNSTRVEIESTGPRVRLCFDFADQTSTQPVE; this is translated from the coding sequence TTGACGGTCTGGAGCTCCACGCTGGCGTCCAGTTGGGAAACGGGGGCCATCGCGGGCACCGGAGTCGTCGGTGCACTGGTCTACGGAGAACCGTCCCGGCATGTCATTGTTCTCAGTCACGAACGCTTCTTCGTGCCCGCAAATTCCCGCCGGCCAGCGCCGGACCTCGCGCCGGCTCTGCCCCAAGCGCGTCTCGCGCTGGCAGAAGGAGATGAGAAAGCAGCCGCAGACGCAATCGAGCAGCGCCTCGTCGAGTTGGGGATGAACCCGGAAGAACTCGTCTGGACTGACCCGCTCGGCCCGATTGCCCAGCTGAGCTGGCAACCCGACCTGTCCGGCTTCTCCGACTACCAACGAGTCCTCCGCACCGACGACCTCGGCGCGGAGATCCGCTGGAAATCAGGTTCAGGGTGGACAGGTATCCGCGTCGACGCCACACATGGTGCCGAATTTTTCGATATCGAACTTTCCAGCGACACCGCTCTGACGGGCATCCTGACTCTGGAACAGGTTTCGGAGCGTCGTGCGGGAGCGGACACGGTGGAAACCCTCGACTACTCCCGCTTTGTGGCTACGACATGCTCAGTAAGCTCGACATCTCTCTCGGCTGCCATCTCGGCCGCCGGTTACGCACCCGAGACCGATATCACCGCGCGCGTTGAAGTCACCTCGACGCGTCGATTGGCGCCCACCGGGACCGGCTGGCGGGTCACCCTCGACCCGGGAGAACGGCTCTCGTTCCGCGTTGACGTGACGACAGATGGGGCAGGCCCACGATACGTCGACCCTGTGTCCACGGAGTCGCTTGCTTCATCGTCGTTCAGCCTGCTCGGGGCGAGCACCTGCGATCATGTCGAGTCGGTCTTCGGCGATGCGCATGCAGGCGTGAGGGCCGCAGTGCACCAAATGCTCGAGCTCGGGTACGCGGCAGGGCGACGCAATATCATCGCGTCGTGCGGAGCACTGCCTCCCACCCTTCAGGGAGTATGGCAGGGCACGTGGTCACCCGCCTGGTCTGCCGACTACACTATGAACGGCAACGTTCAGCTCGGCACGCTGGCGAGTGTGTTGTGGACCGGAAATCCCTCCCTGATGCGATCGCTGTTCCGAATGATCCGGCAATTCCCGGAAGATTTTCGCTCCAACGCGCGCGCAATCTACGGCGTACCCGGAATGATGCTTCCAGCCAGACTGAGCACCCACGGGCACGCAAACCACTTTAACCGCGACTTTCCACACCAGTTCTGGATCGGTCACGGCAACTGGTTGTTGCGCATGGCGGCAGACTACGTCCAAGTTACAGGCGACCGATCGATTATCGACGAGTGGCTATGGGAATACGCCGTCGAGATCCTGACCTTCGGTCTCGCTGTGGTCGCGGACGGCGACGGACATCTTTCGCCCTCTTACTCACCTGAGAACACACCGGGGGGAAGCGATAACCCGCTGTCCATTGACTCGACCGCCGACATCGGCGCTCTCCGCGACGGTCTCCGCGTCGGAGCATGGCTGGCGGGACTACGCGGGGACGAGCAACGTGCAGAGCAATGGACATCGGCCAGATCAGCCCTGCCCCCGTACCGGATCGCTGGCGACGCGACGCTCGCCGAATGGGGGGCCTCTGTGCCTGAGCGCCTCGAGCACCGCCATGCCTCACAGCTGCATGGCCTCTGGCATGAACCGGATGAAGCATTCGAGCGCCCGGAACTACGCGCGGCGGCACAGGCTACAGTGCGAGCGAAAGCCGCCTGGCGAGCCGAGGCCCCGCATGGCCCCCCGGGCCACCAAGAAATGGCTTTCGGACTCAGCTCAATCGCCCTCGCCGCAGCGGCACTCGGCGATGGCGAGACAGCCGCCCAATGCGCGTACTGGCTCGCGCTCGATCATTTCACACACGCCATGGTGTCAACCCACGACGCAGGATCGATCTTCAATCTCGATGCGTCAGGAGCATTACCCGCTGTAATCGCTGCAATGCTCGTCGCCTCTACGACTTCGACCATCCACCTCCTACCGGCGCTGCCATTGCTGTGGGAGGCGGGAGCCGCTAATGGGCTTACAGCCCGAGGCGGAGCTGTCATTCACGAACTACGCTGGTCACCGAGCACCCTGAGCTGCGACGTCGAACTGCGGTCAGAGGCTGCCTGGCTGAGGCCATCAACCACAGTGTTGCTCATGCCGAGAGCCGGCAACCTGCGCACCACCCCGCACGCTTCACAAACTAACTCGACAAGGGTCGAGATCGAATCAACGGGCCCACGTGTGCGATTGTGTTTCGACTTCGCGGATCAAACCTCTACCCAACCCGTCGAATGA
- a CDS encoding RICIN domain-containing protein, whose amino-acid sequence MRRPYTRISHPSIGGPSPIGSPRLLAQKVVTIFGLGAALVSIALVGAPSAQAYAPTPGIVYSPSAAEAAQANKGNAVVYPKAASLPSGRLVAAFERSIGDPVGQTMPIYKSDDFGTSWQKLTDLASPATLTKGTPRESAFAKYTSNWTNPYLYVLPQDLGSLKAGTLLLASVVSGDDAYYREQKAANPNWTPTQDGDRKDVAIALYADTSGSGSSWQFLNIIATGGWEGSYGSLHANENTYAQNDPVWEPYLMVYNSQLIAYYSDENEYASYDTTTGKLTADPTNATATDPVTQILVHKTWSGGTTDAWSEATVDVADKVAGSSSAGRPGMTTVVPTTDGKWLMTFEQGGARVSDSPLRFWDKPNIALRTAAGQSIHNGGSPVLISVPRPNGTWEIVFNNDENANGGDVYVNETGSSTGAWTRMRTSIGQGYSRNLTYVPQTGRVAILRGTFGYAQPIGFGEVDLGNSVGLYYQLVNRKTGDVLGTANTSQDSDFSGARVVSEASGSATNSNTQFWHLTDKGNGKTTLLNKSGGRALGIWQNSTSAGAELALWNDDNNGDKLWNVLDNADGTIRLQSSTNTTLYAGAGVRGTTLTLQAATSDGSEDWKLVPLESPSTFKGAASGRCLDVPNGATGSQVQVYDCVGNANQVITPTRSGELRVAGGCLGAEADSTSPGTRVILWSCNGNASQKWDLRADGSIASRLSGLVLNASGTTNGASVSLALTTSASNQLWSRN is encoded by the coding sequence ATGAGGCGGCCGTACACTCGCATTTCTCATCCATCGATCGGAGGCCCGTCTCCCATCGGCTCTCCTCGTCTCCTGGCACAGAAGGTTGTGACGATCTTCGGGTTGGGGGCGGCTCTCGTCAGCATCGCTCTCGTGGGAGCTCCATCTGCACAGGCCTACGCTCCAACACCAGGGATTGTCTATTCGCCGAGTGCGGCGGAGGCCGCTCAGGCGAATAAGGGCAACGCTGTTGTCTATCCGAAGGCGGCATCGCTTCCCAGTGGGCGCCTCGTCGCGGCATTCGAACGAAGCATCGGTGACCCTGTGGGCCAAACCATGCCGATCTACAAGAGTGATGACTTCGGTACGTCGTGGCAGAAGCTGACGGATCTCGCATCGCCGGCGACGTTGACAAAGGGAACACCCAGAGAATCCGCGTTTGCGAAGTACACCAGCAACTGGACCAATCCATATCTCTATGTCCTCCCCCAGGATCTCGGTTCCCTGAAGGCGGGAACGCTCCTTCTTGCAAGCGTCGTCTCCGGCGATGACGCCTACTACAGGGAGCAGAAGGCCGCGAACCCGAACTGGACTCCCACACAGGACGGCGACCGCAAAGACGTCGCAATCGCGTTGTACGCAGACACGTCAGGCTCGGGATCGTCCTGGCAATTCCTCAACATCATCGCAACCGGCGGGTGGGAAGGGTCCTATGGCTCCCTGCACGCAAATGAGAACACGTACGCGCAGAACGATCCCGTGTGGGAGCCGTACTTGATGGTCTACAACAGCCAGCTCATTGCCTACTATTCCGATGAGAACGAGTATGCGAGCTACGACACCACTACCGGAAAGCTGACCGCCGACCCCACGAATGCTACCGCTACAGACCCCGTCACCCAGATTCTCGTACACAAGACTTGGTCCGGTGGTACGACTGATGCGTGGAGTGAAGCGACCGTGGATGTGGCCGACAAGGTCGCCGGAAGCTCTTCCGCTGGTCGCCCCGGCATGACGACCGTGGTTCCTACAACCGACGGAAAATGGCTCATGACCTTCGAGCAGGGCGGTGCGCGGGTTTCGGACAGTCCTCTCAGATTCTGGGACAAACCGAACATCGCCCTGCGGACTGCGGCAGGACAATCGATCCATAACGGTGGCTCACCGGTTCTCATCAGTGTTCCGCGGCCGAACGGCACATGGGAGATCGTGTTCAACAACGACGAAAACGCCAATGGAGGTGACGTGTACGTGAACGAGACCGGATCCAGCACTGGCGCCTGGACGCGTATGCGAACGTCTATAGGTCAGGGCTACAGCAGGAATCTGACCTACGTTCCCCAGACCGGGAGAGTCGCGATCCTTCGCGGCACCTTCGGTTACGCACAACCCATCGGATTCGGGGAAGTCGATCTCGGCAACTCGGTCGGCCTGTACTACCAACTCGTAAACCGGAAGACGGGCGATGTTCTCGGCACGGCGAACACGTCGCAGGACAGCGATTTCAGTGGGGCACGGGTGGTCAGCGAGGCGTCCGGCTCAGCGACGAACTCGAACACCCAATTTTGGCACCTCACCGACAAGGGCAACGGAAAGACCACGCTGCTCAACAAGTCGGGAGGCAGAGCGCTCGGAATCTGGCAAAACAGCACATCCGCCGGCGCGGAACTCGCGCTATGGAACGATGACAACAACGGTGACAAACTCTGGAACGTTCTCGACAACGCAGACGGCACGATCCGGCTCCAGTCCTCGACCAACACCACCCTCTACGCGGGCGCCGGAGTCCGCGGAACGACGCTCACGCTGCAGGCAGCGACGAGCGACGGATCCGAGGATTGGAAGCTGGTCCCTCTCGAAAGCCCATCGACGTTCAAAGGCGCCGCATCGGGGCGTTGCCTTGACGTTCCAAATGGCGCGACAGGGTCGCAGGTGCAGGTCTACGACTGTGTCGGCAATGCGAACCAGGTCATCACACCGACCCGCAGCGGCGAACTCCGCGTTGCCGGCGGATGCCTCGGGGCCGAGGCCGACAGTACCTCGCCCGGCACACGGGTGATTCTCTGGAGCTGCAACGGGAACGCCAGCCAGAAGTGGGATCTTCGAGCCGACGGTTCGATAGCAAGCCGGCTGAGCGGGCTCGTTCTGAATGCGAGTGGAACGACAAACGGTGCGTCGGTGAGTCTCGCCCTCACCACGAGCGCATCAAACCAACTCTGGAGTCGCAACTGA
- a CDS encoding NADP-dependent succinic semialdehyde dehydrogenase, with product MAIATINPTTGVTEQTFEPHDAAEIERRIALADAAYRALRLTSFTQRAEWMRAAADLIEQEVDDVARLLTLEMGKPLAQAKGETLKCAKNMRFYADNAEGFLAYEALENPAAVNASRAGARYEPLGVVLAVMPWNYPLWQVVRFAAPALMAGNTGLLKHASNVPQSALYLGSLFERAGFPDGSFATLLIGSAEVEAVLDDWRVKAVTLTGSEPAGRSVASIAGRNIKKAVLELGGSDPFIVMPSADLEKAVATAVTARTQNNGQSCIAAKRFIVHTEIYDAFTRLFTEQMAALVIGDPFDAATQVGPLATKSGRDDLAELVDDARMNGASILTGGTTPDGAGWFYPPTVIADLHDGMRLVLEEAFGPVATLYRADTREEAARIANQTTFGLSSALWTTDADDEQFFVDELDAGAVFINGMTVSYPELPFGGIKDSGYGRELAAAGIREFCNLKTVWKA from the coding sequence ATGGCCATCGCAACAATCAACCCCACAACCGGTGTGACCGAGCAGACCTTCGAGCCGCATGACGCCGCCGAGATCGAACGGCGCATCGCCCTCGCCGACGCTGCGTACCGTGCGCTGCGCCTCACCTCTTTCACCCAGCGGGCCGAATGGATGCGCGCCGCCGCCGATCTCATCGAACAGGAGGTCGACGACGTCGCGCGGTTGCTCACGCTCGAGATGGGCAAGCCGCTCGCGCAGGCGAAAGGCGAGACGCTGAAGTGCGCCAAGAACATGCGGTTCTACGCCGACAACGCAGAGGGCTTTCTCGCCTACGAAGCTCTCGAGAACCCGGCCGCGGTGAACGCCTCCCGGGCAGGTGCGCGCTACGAGCCGCTCGGTGTCGTGCTCGCCGTGATGCCCTGGAACTACCCGCTCTGGCAGGTCGTTCGCTTCGCCGCACCCGCCCTGATGGCCGGCAACACCGGTCTGCTCAAGCACGCCTCGAACGTTCCGCAGTCGGCGCTCTACCTCGGCTCGCTCTTCGAACGCGCCGGCTTTCCCGACGGCTCGTTCGCCACCCTGCTGATCGGTTCGGCAGAGGTCGAGGCCGTGCTCGACGACTGGCGCGTCAAGGCCGTCACTCTCACCGGCTCCGAGCCCGCTGGCCGCTCGGTCGCCTCCATCGCCGGCCGCAACATCAAGAAGGCCGTGCTCGAACTCGGCGGCTCCGACCCGTTCATCGTGATGCCGAGCGCCGACCTCGAGAAGGCCGTCGCCACTGCCGTCACCGCGCGCACCCAGAACAACGGGCAGTCCTGCATCGCCGCGAAGAGGTTCATCGTGCACACCGAGATCTATGACGCCTTCACCCGGCTCTTCACCGAGCAGATGGCCGCCCTCGTGATCGGTGATCCGTTCGACGCGGCCACCCAGGTAGGGCCTCTCGCCACCAAGTCGGGGCGCGACGATCTCGCCGAGCTCGTCGATGATGCGAGGATGAACGGGGCGAGCATCCTCACCGGTGGCACCACCCCCGACGGCGCAGGCTGGTTCTACCCGCCGACCGTCATCGCCGACCTGCACGACGGCATGCGGCTCGTGCTCGAGGAGGCGTTCGGCCCCGTCGCAACGCTCTACCGTGCCGACACCCGCGAAGAGGCCGCGCGCATCGCCAACCAGACCACCTTCGGGCTGAGCTCGGCGCTCTGGACGACCGACGCCGACGACGAGCAGTTCTTCGTCGACGAGCTCGACGCGGGCGCCGTGTTCATCAACGGCATGACCGTCTCGTATCCCGAGCTGCCGTTCGGCGGCATCAAGGACTCGGGCTACGGGCGCGAACTGGCGGCGGCGGGCATCCGCGAGTTCTGCAATCTGAAGACGGTCTGGAAGGCATAG